Proteins co-encoded in one Populus trichocarpa isolate Nisqually-1 chromosome 10, P.trichocarpa_v4.1, whole genome shotgun sequence genomic window:
- the LOC7459766 gene encoding 21 kDa protein encodes MPTQMQRSLLLLPFFLTSLLLYCQPISTVASPDPTFSPSNGTDYIRSGCGATLYPEICYASLSRYASAVQNSPGRLARVAIKVSLLRTSHMAAYVSNLSRQSDFGADNRAAAALHDCFSNLGDAVDEIRGSLKQMRQVGAAGPSTESFQFQMGNVQTWMSAALTDEDTCTDGFEDVGDGEVKTEVCNRAADVKKLTSNALALVNSYAATGTP; translated from the coding sequence atgccaACACAAATGCAACGCTCTCTGCTTCTCCTCCCTTTCTTCCTAACAAGCCTCCTTCTCTACTGTCAACCAATCTCAACCGTCGCTTCTCCGGACCCTACCTTTTCTCCATCCAACGGCACAGATTACATCCGCTCAGGCTGCGGCGCAACATTATACCCCGAAATCTGCTACGCCTCCCTCTCTCGCTACGCCAGCGCCGTACAAAATAGCCCCGGTCGCCTAGCTCGCGTGGCCATCAAGGTCAGCCTGTTAAGAACAAGTCACATGGCAGCCTACGTCTCCAACCTATCCCGCCAATCGGACTTCGGAGCAGACAACCGCGCCGCCGCCGCCCTTCACGACTGCTTCTCTAACCTGGGAGACGCCGTTGATGAGATACGCGGGTCGCTTAAGCAGATGCGGCAGGTTGGAGCAGCGGGGCCGTCGACGGAATCGTTTCAGTTTCAGATGGGTAACGTGCAGACATGGATGAGTGCGGCTTTGACAGATGAGGATACGTGCACGGATGGATTCGAGGATGTAGGGGATGGGGAGGTGAAAACTGAGGTATGTAACCGTGCGGCGGATGTCAAGAAACTTACAAGCAATGCTCTTGCTCTGGTTAACAGCTATGCTGCCACCGGAACGCCGTGA
- the LOC7475290 gene encoding pectinesterase, producing the protein MDKQQLVLGFLNAYFLFYSLALVHGDSVTSCDQTPFPEACNYFIDTNISKTPPLFALRDQSLSITMNKAIEAHQMVSSMELSSFNQQAKLAWDDCLKLYEDTVDHVNRSMSSNNLADSQTWLSAAIANQRTCENGFIDFNIVSYLESLPNMLRNFTKLLSNTLSLNKAIISSTPILLDTKQDGGRRRLLVDGFPSWVPASDRKLLQSNGRAAPKADIVVAQDGSGDYKTISEAVAASAKLRSGTKSKRFVIYVKGGVYKENVEIKKSMKNLMFVGDGIDATVITSNKNTQDGTTTFRSATVGVSGKGFIARDITFENTAGPQKHQAVALRSGSDFSVFYSCSFKGYQDTLYVHSQRQFYRDCDIYGTVDFIFGDAVAVLQNCNIYVRRPMSKQTNTVTAQGRTDPDENTGIVIHNSRVMAAPDLRPVQGSFKSYLGRPWKKYSRTVFLKSNIDGLIDPAGWLPWKGDFALSTLYYGEYMSTGSGASTKGRVKWPGYHTITSPLEAGKFTVENFLAGNSWISAAGVPFESGL; encoded by the exons ATGGATAAGCAGCAGCTTGTTCTTGGCTTTTTGAATgcctattttctattttattcacTTGCCCTTGTGCACGGTGACAGTGTCACTTCGTGTGACCAGACCCCATTTCCTGAAGCATGCAACTATTTTATCGACACCAATATCTCTAAAACCCCACCGTTATTTGCATTACGCGACCAATCCTTGTCGATAACTATGAACAAAGCCATAGAAGCTCACCAGATGGTGTCATCTATGGAGTTGAGTTCATTTAATCAACAGGCCAAGTTGGCATGGGATGATTGTTTAAAGCTATACGAGGATACGGTCGATCATGTTAACCGTTCAATGAGCTCTAACAATCTAGCTGACTCTCAAACTTGGCTAAGTGCAGCCATTGCCAACCAAAGAACATGCGAGAATGGCTTTATTGACTTTAACATTGTCTCTTATTTAGAATCCCTTCCAAATATGCTACGCAACTTCACCAAATTGCTTAGCAATACACTTTCCCTAAACAAGGCCATAATCTCCTCAACACCTATACTACTTGATACCAAACAAGATGGTGGCCGCCGAAGATTGCTTGTTGATGGATTCCCATCATGGGTTCCGGCTAGTGATCGAAAGCTTCTGCAATCAAATGGCCGGGCTGCACCAAAGGCTGATATTGTAGTTGCCCAAGATGGGTCTGGTGATTACAAAACCATATCCGAGGCAGTGGCTGCATCTGCTAAGCTTAGGAGCGGGACTAAGAGTAAGAGATTTGTTATATACGTGAAAGGGGGTGTTTACAAAGAGAACGTGGAGATTAAGAAGTCGATGAAGAATTTAATGTTCGTTGGAGATGGAATTGATGCTACAGTCATTACTAGTAATAAAAATACCCAAGATGGCACCACAACTTTTCGCTCCGCAACTGTTG GTGTTTCTGGTAAAGGCTTCATTGCCAGAGACATAACATTTGAAAACACTGCCGGACCACAAAAACACCAAGCAGTAGCCCTGCGATCTGGTTCCGATTTCTCAGTTTTCTATAGCTGTAGCTTCAAGGGCTACCAAGACACCTTATACGTGCACTCCCAGCGACAATTCTACCGGGATTGTGACATATATGGAACTGTAGACTTCATTTTCGGTGATGCTGTTGCTGTTTTGCAGAACTGCAACATATATGTTAGGAGACCGATGAGTAAGCAAACGAACACTGTCACTGCACAAGGAAGAACTGACCCTGATGAGAACACAGGAATAGTAATTCATAATTCAAGGGTTATGGCAGCTCCAGACTTGAGACCAGTGCAGGGTTCATTTAAGAGTTATTTGGGGAGGCCATGGAAGAAATATTCAAGGACTGTGTTCTTAAAGAGCAATATAGATGGACTTATTGACCCTGCAGGTTGGTTACCATGGAAGGGTGATTTTGCTTTGAGTACTCTATATTATGGTGAGTATATGAGTACTGGGAGCGGAGCAAGCACCAAAGGGAGGGTTAAGTGGCCTGGATATCACACAATCACAAGCCCACTGGAGGCTGGAAAGTTCACTGTTGAGAACTTTTTGGCCGGGAATTCTTGGATTTCGGCTGCCGGAGTGCCCTTTGAGTCTGGTTTATAA